The following are from one region of the Entelurus aequoreus isolate RoL-2023_Sb linkage group LG17, RoL_Eaeq_v1.1, whole genome shotgun sequence genome:
- the LOC133632409 gene encoding zinc finger protein 501-like, protein MDDYCYAKMATSAKREHERESAPPTSSKSPTEIKTNDEDVQQLIGNPEEVSPQLGGSSTLKQETPQPPCIKKEEEELCITQEGECLLGREEADYTKFPLSILSVKTEDDEEKPQEDNYLAPLSDSEAEDEVEEPLSRDKDCEGDMRTHTDNKHSECSKKKRGKTCLSCPVCAESFTKKSLLTQHMRTQTGENKCICSVCGKSFSQNTSLTNHIRTHTGEKPFNCSVCVKSFSVKRYLTEHMKTHTGEKPFNCSVCGNSFSQKSSLTQHMRTHTGEKPFNCSVCGKSFSLNFSLTQHMRTHTGEKPFSCSVCGKSFSFKGSLIEHMRTHTGEKPFNCSVCGKSCSVKRYLTEHMRTHTGEKPFSCSVCGKSFSFKGSLIEHMRTHTDEKPYKCSVCGKNFSVKRILTRHMRTHRTKTI, encoded by the coding sequence acgtccagcagctgatcggtaatccagaagaagtttcccctcagttaggggggagctccactttgaagcaggagactccacaaccaccctgcattaaaaaggaagaggaggaactctgcatcactcaggagggagagtgtcttctaggacgagaggaagctgattacaccaagtttccactgagtattctctctgtgaagactgaagatgatgaagagaaaccacaagaagACAATtacttagctccactatcagatagtgaggctgaagacgaggttgaagaacctttgagcagagataaagactgtgaaggtgatatgaggactcacactgacaacaaacactctgaatgctctaaaaagaagagaggtaaaacatgtttgagctgcccagtttgtgctgaaagttttactaaaaagagccttttgactcaacacatgagaacacagacaggtgaaaataaatgtatttgttcagtttgtgggaaaagcttttctcaaaatacctCTTTGACAaaccacataagaacacacacaggtgaaaaaccatttaattgttcagtttgtgtaaaaagcttttctgttaagagatatctgactgaacacatgaaaacacacacaggtgaaaaaccatttaattgttccgtttgtggcaacagcttttctcaaaaaagctctttgactcaacacatgagaacacacacaggagaaaaaccatttaattgttcagtttgtggcaaaagcttttctctaaATTTCTCTTTGACtcagcacatgagaacacacacaggtgaaaaaccatttagttgttcagtttgtggcaaaagcttttcttttaaaggcagtttgattgaacacatgagaacacacacaggtgaaaaaccatttaattgttcagtttgtggcaagagCTGTTCTGTTAAAAGGTATTTGACTgagcacatgagaacgcacacaggtgaaaaaccatttagctgTTCAGTTTGTGGAAAAAGCTTTTCTTTTAAGGGCAGTTTgattgaacacatgagaacacacacagatgaaaaaccatataagtgttcagtttgtggcaaaaactTTTCTGTTAAGAGAATATTGacccgacacatgagaacacacaggactaagaccatttaa
- the LOC133632451 gene encoding gastrula zinc finger protein XlCGF8.2DB-like: protein MRTHTDNKHSSKKRGKTCLSCSVCGKSFSRNSMLTRHMRTHTGEKPFTCSVCGKSFSQNSRLTQHMRTHTGEKPFNCSVCGKSFSQNRILTQHMRTHTGEKPFICSVCGKSFSQNSVFTQHMRTHTGEKPFNCSICGKNYSVKSTLIEHMRTHTGEKTFSCSVCGKSFSVKRNLTQHMRTHTGEKTFGCSVCGKSFSVKRNLTRHVGTHTGLRPYNCSVCGKSFPQNSSLCRHMRTHAGKTM from the coding sequence atgaggactcacactgacaacaaacactcttcaaagaagagaggtaaaacatgtttgagctgctcagtttgtggcaaaagcttttctcgaaatagcatgttgactcgacacatgagaacacacacaggagaaaaaccatttacttgttcagtttgtggcaaaagcttttctcaaaatagccgtttgactcaacacatgagaacacacacaggtgaaaaaccatttaattgttcagtttgtggaaaaagcttttctcaaaatcgcattttgactcaacacatgagaacacacacaggtgaaaaaccatttatttgttcagtttgtggcaaaagcttttctcaaaatagcgtttttactcagcacatgagaacacacacaggtgaaaaaccatttaactgttcgATTTGTGGTAAAAACTATTCGGTTAAGAGCACTTTgattgaacacatgagaacacacacaggggaaaaaacatttagttgttcagtttgtggcaaaagcttttctgttaagaggaatttgactcaacacatgagaacacacacaggtgaaaaaacttttggttgttcagtttgtggcaaaagcttttctgttaagaggaATTTGACTCGACACGTAGGAACACACACTGGACTAAGACCatataattgttcagtttgtggtaaaagctttcctCAAAACAGCTCTTtgtgtcgacacatgagaacacacgctggaaAAACCATGTAG